One Argonema galeatum A003/A1 genomic region harbors:
- a CDS encoding thioredoxin family protein, translated as MLLSVNERTFTQEVLKSPIPVLVHFSAPWCGLCRMISPQLIRFQAKCGQNVKLVSINADDNFKLAHSYQLTTLPTLILFEDGLIAYRLDRFQGRDDLSAALDSICLGYADRSKRQRLEPIEYQSYSA; from the coding sequence ATGCTGCTGTCGGTTAACGAACGGACGTTTACACAAGAAGTTTTAAAATCTCCCATTCCGGTGCTAGTTCATTTTTCGGCTCCCTGGTGTGGTTTGTGTCGAATGATTAGCCCCCAATTAATTCGGTTTCAGGCAAAATGCGGCCAAAACGTCAAGCTAGTAAGTATTAATGCTGACGATAATTTTAAACTGGCTCATAGTTATCAACTGACAACTTTGCCAACCCTGATTTTGTTTGAAGACGGCCTGATTGCGTATCGTCTCGATCGTTTCCAAGGTCGGGATGACCTTTCTGCGGCATTGGATTCCATTTGCCTGGGTTATGCAGACCGTAGCAAACGCCAACGCTTAGAGCCGATCGAATATCAAAGTTATTCCGCATAG
- a CDS encoding NnrU family protein has translation MLFAWLTPSHFAILGLLLGFAIAHSGLAALRPWGEKQIGPRAYRILFALVSLPLAVVTILYFFNHRYDGLQLWQVQDIPAVQPLVWVLSAVSFLFLYPATFNLLEIAAIEKPQVHLYETGIIRITRHPQMVGQVIWCIAHTLWIGTTFTAVTSIGLILHHLFGVWHGDYRLQSRYGEAFEAVKARTSVIPFLAMLQGRQTFVWREFIRPAYLGLGVFVLLLWWAHPLLMRVTASVRF, from the coding sequence ATGTTATTTGCTTGGCTGACTCCCAGCCATTTCGCTATTCTGGGGTTGCTTTTGGGTTTTGCGATCGCTCACAGCGGTTTAGCTGCCCTCCGTCCGTGGGGTGAAAAACAGATTGGCCCCAGGGCTTACCGCATTCTGTTTGCTCTGGTTAGTCTGCCGCTAGCTGTCGTAACAATCCTTTACTTTTTTAACCATCGGTACGATGGCTTGCAACTATGGCAAGTTCAGGATATACCGGCAGTGCAACCCTTGGTATGGGTGTTGTCAGCTGTGTCTTTCCTGTTTCTCTATCCTGCTACATTTAACCTGCTGGAAATTGCTGCGATCGAAAAACCTCAAGTTCATCTCTACGAAACTGGCATTATTCGCATCACCAGACATCCTCAGATGGTGGGACAGGTAATCTGGTGCATCGCTCACACACTCTGGATTGGTACCACTTTTACCGCAGTCACGTCAATTGGCTTGATTCTGCATCATTTGTTTGGCGTCTGGCATGGCGATTATCGCCTTCAGTCTCGTTATGGCGAAGCCTTTGAAGCGGTGAAAGCTCGCACTTCTGTTATTCCCTTTCTCGCTATGCTCCAAGGGCGTCAAACGTTTGTATGGCGGGAGTTTATTCGGCCAGCTTACCTGGGTTTAGGTGTTTTTGTGCTGCTGTTGTGGTGGGCTCACCCACTTTTAATGAGGGTTACTGCTAGCGTTCGCTTTTAG